One part of the Halopenitus persicus genome encodes these proteins:
- the tgtA gene encoding tRNA guanosine(15) transglycosylase TgtA, with the protein MREQFEIRDHDGAGRIGRLTVPRAGVTVETPALLPVINPNVLTIDPERLRSEFGVDALITNSYIIHSTDRVRERALEEGLHDLLGFDGAIMTDSGSFQLAEYGDIDVTTTEILEFQHAIGSDIATPVDVPTPPDVERDRAAADLETTETALADAAAVDTGEMLVNAPVQGSTYPDLRERAGRHAAGTDLDVFPVGAVVPLMNGYRYANVVDVVLGAKRGLDPDCPVHLFGAGHPMMLALAVACGCDLFDSAAYALMARDGRYLTVSGTEHLDDLTYLPCSCPVCADHTPAALRDTDETERERLLAEHNLHVTLEELRRVKEAVRSGSLLELVERRARGHPSMWDGYRALLDHREQLEATDPVSKGTFFSLSAESARRPEIARHHDRLDRLSVPASLLLTVSKPPSDHEYDAVWRVKPPFGPVPPALSETYPLTAEAPDRPDAALRRAAVDGVARLAREHPTTAITFAHDDWEAAVLDRLPASVALENLAAIGH; encoded by the coding sequence CGTGACCGTCGAAACCCCGGCCCTCCTGCCGGTGATCAACCCGAACGTGCTCACGATCGATCCCGAACGCCTTCGGTCGGAGTTCGGCGTCGACGCCCTGATCACCAACTCCTACATCATCCACAGCACCGACCGGGTTCGGGAGCGCGCCCTCGAGGAGGGGCTGCACGACCTCCTGGGGTTCGACGGTGCGATCATGACCGACTCCGGGTCGTTCCAGCTCGCCGAGTACGGCGACATCGACGTGACGACCACGGAGATCCTCGAGTTTCAGCACGCGATCGGCTCCGACATCGCCACGCCGGTCGACGTGCCGACGCCGCCCGACGTCGAGCGCGATCGGGCAGCGGCCGATCTCGAGACGACCGAGACCGCGCTGGCTGATGCCGCCGCCGTCGATACCGGCGAGATGCTCGTGAACGCCCCCGTCCAGGGGTCGACGTATCCCGACCTCCGGGAACGTGCCGGCCGCCACGCCGCCGGGACCGACCTCGACGTCTTCCCGGTCGGGGCGGTCGTCCCCTTGATGAACGGTTATCGATATGCGAACGTCGTCGACGTCGTGCTGGGCGCCAAGCGCGGGCTCGACCCGGACTGTCCGGTCCACCTCTTCGGCGCGGGCCACCCGATGATGCTCGCGCTCGCGGTCGCCTGCGGCTGTGATCTGTTCGACTCGGCGGCCTACGCGCTGATGGCCCGCGACGGACGGTACTTGACCGTCTCGGGGACCGAACACCTCGATGACCTCACGTATCTGCCGTGTTCCTGTCCGGTCTGTGCCGACCACACGCCCGCCGCTCTCCGCGATACCGACGAGACCGAGCGGGAACGGCTGCTCGCCGAGCACAACCTCCACGTCACCCTCGAGGAGCTGCGTCGGGTGAAGGAGGCAGTTCGGTCGGGGTCCCTCTTGGAGCTCGTCGAACGACGCGCCCGCGGTCATCCGTCGATGTGGGACGGCTACCGCGCACTGCTGGACCACCGCGAGCAGCTCGAGGCGACCGACCCGGTCTCGAAGGGAACGTTCTTCTCGCTGTCGGCCGAATCCGCGCGCCGGCCCGAGATCGCGCGCCACCACGACCGGCTCGACCGGCTGTCGGTCCCCGCGTCGCTGCTGCTCACCGTCTCGAAGCCCCCCTCGGACCACGAGTACGACGCGGTCTGGCGGGTCAAGCCGCCGTTCGGTCCCGTCCCGCCCGCGCTCTCCGAAACCTATCCGTTGACCGCCGAGGCACCTGACCGCCCCGACGCGGCGCTGCGCCGCGCGGCTGTCGACGGCGTCGCCCGGCTCGCCCGTGAGCACCCGACGACCGCGATCACGTTCGCACACGACGACTGGGAGGCAGCGGTCCTCGACCGGCTTCCCGCGTCGGTCGCGCTCGAGAACCTCGCGGCGATCGGACACTAG